atgttttgaaaaatttacTCATGCTTGTGATGCCTTTCCTCAAGCTACCCTTCTTCCTTAGTCTgtcattattttcttttttttaagaagTTAACCCACCTTCATTTGTTATGTCTTTCCTCAACTCTCAGCATTTTCTCATTACTTCATAAAACTTCTTTGTACTATCATCTTAGTAACTTTTTTGAACTTCCTTTCCTCACGTGCCAATTTTGTAATTGACACTACTAAGAGTGCCCTCAACTTGATAAGGATCCAAGCTATGGTTTTCAGCAGCACCTTTGAAATTTATGCCACTTAAGCTGTAGGACTTTATGCCTTAGGTGATTGGACAGGAATTATGCATACTTTTTGTTAACTTCTGGCGGACAGATAATATTTAGCCTAAAATAACTTACGCCCTGTTTGGATCAGGCTGGATTTTGAGACTCCAGAATCTAGAAGCTGCAGTGCTTCCAAATGGGTTAGTTTCTAGTGAAGATTTCAGAAGCCAGATTTTAGGATTATTAAAATCCTAGAAGCTTGATAAGGGTAGATTTTAGCAACCTATGTTACCCGGATACTTggatacggatacggatacgcgatACGTCGATACTCCGATACGTCATTTTTCCAAAAACACTGATACGGGGATACgcgaatatatatataatatatataaaaatattcCAGACTAGTTCAAAACGACCATATTTCATAGtatgataatataaaaatagtATGCAAATGATAAATCTAATTGTTATGTGGTGGAGCTCCTGCAGTATCAGATAGATCGAGAGCCCCTATATCATCTAGCATACTCTCTATGGCTGGTTCATCCAGCGAGAGTTGAGCTTGCTGAAGAAAATCAGCACCACCATCAAGGTCAAACTCAAAGGTATCTCCTCCAATATCCCACATTGCTGTTGGACCCTGGTAATATTCTTCCGTTTTCCTTGAAAGAAGACGCAAGTTCTGGTGTACAAAAACTAAATCTTCAGCACGTCCAGGATTCAGCCTACAGTATTTAATTTAAGTTAAATCCCATGTTGCTTGATTGAATTAATTAGTgagcaaaagaaagaaaataattgAACCTGTTTCTGATAGAACTATGGATCATTCCATAGGTACTCCAATTTCTTTCAGCACAAGAAGAGGATGTTGGCTGCCCAAGTAATCTGAATGCCAACCTTTTCAACTCAGGAGTAGAGTTACCATGAATTCCCCACCACTGCTTTGCCTCCAGATGAGCTCTATCTTCAATTGAGTCATAGGAATTAAATCCATTCCCATACAAAGAGAAATCAGCAAACTGTTGCTTGATCTTTTTTAATTCATCACCAGAAAAAAACCTTCTGAAACATTTGTTTCTCATATCTGAAATCTCTTCATCCATATGAGGAGCTTGGCGATTTGGAATCTCATTAATCCATGCCTCACTATAATACCTGTGCCAATAACATATATAAGGTACAATTTAAGAACTAAACAACAACTAAACAACAACTAAAAAATAAATAGTAGAATACATAAGAGACATATATAGAATAGAACATTACTTGGGATTTAAGGAGTGTGCCAAGCAATGCAATGGGGTGTTGCTTTTTGCCCATCGACTCACTAAGATCTCATTAATAGTGAAGTAAAAGGTAGATTCCTCATACGGCTCTTTCCCTTCATGGCGATAAATTGTTTTCTTCACCTTCTCTATCATTGTATCCCACATCTCATATATCAAATGAAGGCATGGTTTATCAGTGTCGGCTGCACGTATCATAGAGTATATAGGTTCAGTGAAATCAAGAATATAGTTTACTTTATCCCACCACACATCATTTAGAATCTTCTCTTTGACAAATTGTGCTTGACCCACATTATCATCCCTATATGTATTCCACTTTTCAGTAACCACCATCAGCACAAGAGATTCTTTGATAGCACGAAGCCTCTTCAACATCACAACAATAGAGGCAAACCTCGTGTCAGCAATGGCTAGAAATTTCAACTTACTAAAATCATTGAACATAGACAACCTCATGGAGTGACTCATGATGAAATTTTTAATCGCAGCAGCATCTCCAGAAACCTCACTTATCCAATTGAATTCTTCATAATTCTCATCATCAATGTTCCTAGGAGCACAAATGTTTTTCAGCCCAAGGTTCAAGGTATGAACGACACATGGGGTCCAGAAAATATGGGGATGCTTTTGCTCAACAATCAGCCCAGCACCTCTGCAATTAGATGCATTATCAGTGATCACCTGCACAACATTTTGTGGGCCAACCTCATCAATTACTGCTAGCATCTTCTCAGCAATGTACTCCTTTTTCTTGACTTC
This portion of the Panicum virgatum strain AP13 chromosome 2N, P.virgatum_v5, whole genome shotgun sequence genome encodes:
- the LOC120660098 gene encoding uncharacterized protein LOC120660098, which codes for MASEIGASDPSASSTAVGTAGAVPSSGNNSARASQILAAARVFPPHDNEMKPLWRYVEVLEKIGKGQGGNAKSRCRLCDFIINGSYSRVKAHLLKIPGYGVRFCPQSSDQVIAQLNNEIAKAEVVAARKLPRDIPLPTEEGVSGTSISARKRKGVSAIESSFNLETRSQLDALIARMFYTAGLPFNLARNPYFRKAFTFAANHGLGGYVPPSYNKLRTTLLLQEKMHVGRMLQPVKSTWSSKGVSVVSDGWSDAQRHPLLTFLAVTEDGPMFLRAINTEGEVKKKEYIAEKMLAVIDEVGPQNVVQVITDNASNCRGAGLIVEQKHPHIFWTPCVVHTLNLGLKNICAPRNIDDENYEEFNWISEVSGDAAAIKNFIMSHSMRLSMFNDFSKLKFLAIADTRFASIVVMLKRLRAIKESLVLMVVTEKWNTYRDDNVGQAQFVKEKILNDVWWDKVNYILDFTEPIYSMIRAADTDKPCLHLIYEMWDTMIEKVKKTIYRHEGKEPYEESTFYFTINEILVSRWAKSNTPLHCLAHSLNPKYYSEAWINEIPNRQAPHMDEEISDMRNKCFRRFFSGDELKKIKQQFADFSLYGNGFNSYDSIEDRAHLEAKQWWGIHGNSTPELKRLAFRLLGQPTSSSCAERNWSTYGMIHSSIRNRLNPGRAEDLVFVHQNLRLLSRKTEEYYQGPTAMWDIGGDTFEFDLDGGADFLQQAQLSLDEPAIESMLDDIGALDLSDTAGAPPHNN